CAAGAGTTGTGGAGGGGGCAAAGAGGTACGAGAGAGGGAGTGTGGACACAACACAATCACAGCATCCGATTTTGTTGAGCTTGACTCTTCTGAATGTGTGGGTGAAAAGGAGCAAATCAGACTCTGCAACGTATTACCTTGCCAGGTACTTTTCCTgactaatgtaaataatatgattgtagATATGGTAAcaaatgtacttattttattttgtatgtactaTATTGTCACAACTCCTATATACAGATATCATAGATTGCTATCACCctcgtaatttatttaataatgtttacttataaaTGACTTTAGTTGAGTTGAAtctttaataacatatattaaagaaCATCAGCCTGTTATCTCTGTAGAAAGTGAAGGACATTGTTATAATACAAGAGGTTGAACAGATGTGCCAGCTGGGcatcataatttacattttttgaaaagaaaGCAAGTTACACTAATCTTGTGGAGTAGTCTACTACGTAATATATGTGATTAATAGTTATGTGTAAGTGTTTGTATGGTTTATTTAGTGTATTacattttagtgttatttatattacgtcattatttgtatgtgttacaTTGATTTTGTCTTTAGTTGGATTAAATAACctagttatagtttattatttgtgaCACTATCCCTTGTACATTTGTGCAAACATatgaataaaggaattttgattCTGATGTCTGGATGTTTCGCTAGGTACATGGAGGCTGGGGAGAGTGGACTAACTGGACATCGTGTTCTGAATCTTGTGGACCTGGCACCAGACGTAGATACCGCCACTGTGACTCCCCTGTCCCAGCTTTTGGAGGTGATCCTTGTTATGGTTCTGACGGCCAACAAGAACAATGCATTATTCAACCCTGCCCTCTTCAGTCTCAGTGGTATAACTATTCTAAAATCCTTATTATCTTGATTAGTACTTGTCTTGGTTTATCTAcagtaatttatgtattattatcaaacatttttaaggaaTGTTATTTCCCATTTTCAGCCCTTATTTATCTAATTGTGCGTAATGTAAAGATTTTGTCAAAGAATGCagtagtattataaatttattcttggttttttttagaaacataGAAATACACTGTCTATTATAGCCAGCTATAACAGATCAACTTACTAATGGAGAAATTGTCAAAGTTGTTATTCTCAAAGATATCCAGTCTCAGGTGTATACATGACTTTGATATATGCAGAGAAGATTAGGCTGATTTAACAGTAATTCCATTGTGGGGTAGTGAGAATCTCCATAGTAAGAGAACATGTTACACAGTAATGTTATACTACATTATTGTATAACATGAGTGATACTATTGTTATACTCATGTTATACAATAATACTAATGATTATTCCTGAGTTAGTAAATcactaaatttttgtttgttagtGTCCAAAAATTAATGTATGAATTAGGACGAAGCcaacataataatatatcaagAATCTCATTTCTTTAAAACGAAATTAATCAAAGCCTCATACATTAAACTATAGAACCAAATATTACCATCAGTCTCAACTATACCACTTTGGTAGCGAATTCTGAAAGAATTAACTAACAAGAAAACCtaagttaaaaaaactgattagAGATTTCTAATAAACCAACATGGAGTCACAGAATGGTTTTGAGAAATTCATCtaaaatgaaccaataataaaaaaggcctaCCTCTGTTTCCTGATTTTCCGCTATGTTGTTCCTGCCATGATGATCACCATTAACTATTAACTTCTGGTCAGTTTTCAGTGGTTGTTCATTTAGAGTAGAGCTATTGTGATTTAGTATTCCATAGCTCAatttcaataattagtgttttattaagtacatgttttagagatagtttgttgtgattcctgactcatgCATGCCacggtatgatttgtttattttatgtgttaggttagtcatCCACTTGAGGAAGCGATAAGATtccagatcttgaaacgtagtgttactgatatcttgtatcactgaacaatgtcaaatcctgtttccttcacttaaATCCACTTTTAATAATGTCCTAGTAGTTTCACTATGGCATTGATTGGTCCTCCAATTACCTCACTTAgcgttatgaatattttaggGACATTCCATTCTAATCCTCAAATATTTGTTGAGAACAATGTTATTATTGAAGTTGTCTAATCTCATGTATGATTAACAGGAGTGAATGGACTTCATGGAGCAGGTGTACCACAAAGTGTGGCATGGGCACCTAAGTTCCGAGCCCGACAATGTGTGCGAGGTGATCAGTTGGCAAAAGACTGTGAAGGACAGAAACTGGAAGTTACTTCTTGTTTCAGTCGAATGTGTCCTGGTAAGTTTAGGGAAAACTTTATTAACTGGTAAAAACTTGAATTTTGAATATGAAAGGAGCATGATATTTTCtatcaaacataattaattaaactggCATGTTTGTTGTGAAACTTGTCATTAGTGAggaattaaaatgttgtaaagacACTATTATTCAACTGTAGCTAACATTTCTTGTTACATCATCATGTAGTGGATGGCAAGTGGAGTGCCTGGGGACCATGGAGTCAGTGTAGTAGTTCCTGTCTCAGACAACGCCAGCGACTCTGCTCTAAACCCCTATATGGAGGAAAGCCCTGCATTGGGGATAACATTCAGGTATTGACATATTTCAATAGAGCCATTTAGTTTCACTGTATTATTAAAATGAgctgtaaacttaaaaaaaaaaacaacaaattgacTATTACTTAATACGCTTAAACATGGAACGCTAGTTAGCTGCCTTCTGCACACCTAAAACTCCTTAGGTACTTTTAACacaagcttaaatttaaaattgcattttaaaaaagAGTAGCTCATCTCAGATCCATAAATTTGTCActtcaaaaacttaaattatagtgtctcaatgctaatgaattgttaaaaatacaattatatgttAATACTAATTCTTTGTGATTTATATTCAATACAGATTTTCCCATAAGAaagtccatatatatatatatatatatatatatatatatatatatatataaatatatatatatatatatatatataaattataaactttatatatatatataaaaaactttattatatattagctACATACTAGATAaaccatttgaaaaattttattttatccagaAACATAGTAGGAAAAAGTTCCTATGAAAAGTCAATTATTTtgctattaattttaatcaaacatCATATAATACAACTCATAatcatgtttatttgtatttgattgtaaaatgtttacattattctGATTTAGGAATGATTGATATGCTTTGATTTCTACAGTTAATATATTTGGCAGAGCAGGTGGCAACTTTCTTATTCATAGGACCTATATGTACCTACTTgtcaaataatgattttaaattttaatatggacTGACAAATGGTAAGATAAACCAAATTTCTGAATCCTTTATtgcattgttaattttattttgtctcgTTGATACACCTTTCTattcatattcaaaatattatactatcctttatgtatatatataaagctgccattttgtactgggttgagatagaaagctctagtttccaccgtgtttcttcttttatcaagacctttcaaatgaggtgttaCTTTATGGGTCTTACATTTTAGAATTTAGAGCCGCCCCAAATGGGCAAatttgtaacagtgactaaaaactTCACGTCTATTTCCTAGAAAaatgtcccgagttccatcccttcATCTTAACCCATCAAAGACTAAACAGTGTGTATTCATGCTTTTAACTCaccatgtatataaaacaatagaatatgaagtaaataaatcaatcattACTATGGGTGATTTAATTTAGATAGAGAAGTGCTATACAGCTGACTGCCAAAAGTTGCCTGTCATGAATACTGCTCCCAAGTCTGCTTCTCTGCGTATCAGTGGAGAACTGAATGGAGAGAAGGTAGAAGGCATGTACTTGGATGCAGATATCACCCAAGATGGTCCCAAACAACTGGTTACAGCCACTGTCAAGGATATACTCAAAGCTCAGGTATCTTActtgtgtacacggaataaatattTTCACGCTCTGTAATTGTTTACTGTGTCATGGACATCGATTATATAAAAAGTGCCAGTGTTGAGGATATCaatgatatgtatttttataatataaaaatattacgtcATTCTGGTCATATAACTATATCATTGTATTTCATGTGTTCGAAAATATCAATATATGCTAGTTTTGTATTATACGAGTTCTCTTTGTCAGTGAAATGATGACGATGATATCATGTGACAGCTCATAGTGATTGAATATGGGATGTTTAGTATGTGCATGGTTAAAAGCATGGTAGCTTGATTAATAAATGGATAGTAGTGTGTTTTGGTGCtagtaagaattaaaatatatagtatggTTACTATAATACTTTATGCTGCGTAATAACACTgtaaataagatatttttcagAGAAAACTTTTACCTTTAACTGGGTGTGCCAAgtgataaaattttgtaaaaacatttttaacattatttttagcttgtataatatcataaattttCTTTGAgtaacttcatatatatataatatatgtattgatatggtttcactgattagtatttataaaaaataacaaaaaaatttaattcaaaaattaagtggtaagttaactatttcaccaacataaaaaaatggtagaacttaattcataaacataaagacgacgaattaattttagttttatttattgtgttacaaatttatgacataatttgctaattaaaaaaaagtcagtgaaaacacataggttagtagagtgaaacgttGCCTACcacatcagaatacgacgatccagtcagaaatggcagcgcataatgtacttcacaatgtgtacctaaaacaacccgccatttctgattggataaaccatttgagatgcggtttgcggcattcaactctactaagtgagctctttcaaatgaggtatcactcgacccatgctttcatttaagatttccatgttttcctctgtgggccatCCCCCCATGGTtagcatgtcatggtaatagcaaggaaaaatagtttacatagccatatgacactgtgcaaagtttattgatgttatctgctatggtttgtaaaatattaagccgtacccagacttttcaaacaccttgtatatgcAATGTTAATGAAACATTGACAACAACATTAGTTTTTAAGTATCTGATGATACTGTCTGCTCTGTATCTTCTGTTAATAGTAGGCCAAGTGGTAGAGGTGGTGGCAAAGTGTGCTTTGTAATTAGGGCATATATTATTGCaatatcatatttgtttttataactcaCAAACATAACTaagaattttgttgtttatttattttttttttttaatgagaggCAGATCCccttttgagccttattctgcccgtcctcatgggccactggcctgtgcgaggatcttatcaaacagaataaggggggagagtccatacagtacaaggtcgatggtactgataaaaaatgcaaggtcacagacaggattcgaacctgcactatctctaactcagactcaaa
This window of the Homalodisca vitripennis isolate AUS2020 unplaced genomic scaffold, UT_GWSS_2.1 ScUCBcl_4247;HRSCAF=10315, whole genome shotgun sequence genome carries:
- the LOC124372880 gene encoding hemicentin-1-like; the protein is MCPVDGKWSAWGPWSQCSSSCLRQRQRLCSKPLYGGKPCIGDNIQIEKCYTADCQKLPVMNTAPKSASLRISGELNGEKVEGMYLDADITQDGPKQLVTATVKDILKAQANWFPYLTFLMPPLPWNTASEKEKANNGYTLTNGNFTEESRFQFATGQELVVRHKGKGVDKEGALKVDIEVVGKVPMIQPTASVVISPYTEDYIQTGPNSLYTSSRSFS